DNA from Leptospira bandrabouensis:
TGCTCGCCAGTGGGTTCCTATTAGCGAATTCAAATTAGACAAAGAAAATATGTCTGTGACTGTGAAGGGACTAGGACGAACCAATACAGCCAAATTCCATTCTAAAGAATACGGTTGTACTCTTGTGACAGAATAAAGTAAACGCTAACGATAATATCTCATTCCAGGAAAGATGAAGTTGATTCCAAAGATAAGTCCTTTGGCTTTGACTTCTTCTGGAACGGGACCAAAATTTTGTCCTCGGATCGAATCCATACAAGCTTGGTCTACCACCACTTGGCCTTGTGAGGTCACCAAACGGACATCCAAAACTTGACCTTGTTCGCTTAACATAAATAAAACTTTGGTTTCCCCTTCTTTGATTCCCTCTCTTGCCACTACACCTGCCATATCGCGGTAAGCATAGTTTCCACCACCTGGCGGGGCAAAAGATTCCTCAATTCGTTTTAACATGTTTTTGAAATAATAATAACCTGCTAATTGTTTGGTGGGAATTGTCAGGGCTTTGGCTCCGTCCCATCGGAACAAAAAGTCTTGTTGGAACCTATAGTTAAAAGGAATTTTTGTCATTTGTCCGGAACTTGCTGACTGGTTCGGACTTTCTTCGGCATTGGAATTAGTTTTAGGATCGGCTTTAAAAATCCCTACTTCAAAAAGTTCTTCTTCTTTGGATTGTTCTGATTTGGGTTGGGCTTTACTTGGAGTGGAAGCAGAACTTCCCATAATGAATTCACGAAATTGTGTGAGAGTATGAAATCCTTGTTTTTCAGTGAGACCACCGCCACCCGACGAATCCTTGTTAGAGAGAGCTTTGTATTCATCTTTTTTGTCTGGGTTGATGAACTGTTGTTCTACAAGAACTTCGTAAATTTTTTCCTGTTCTTTGGGTCCTAACATTTCTGCGGCTTGTTCTTCCGCCAACATTTTCCAAAGCATATTTCGTGTGATGAGATGAGCGAGCACAAAGGAAGCGATAAGGATAACAAAGGTGAAGGCAAAGAAAAGCCTTCGTTCCCCTTCTTCCTTTTCAGGTAACCGGAAATCAAAAGAGAGTTGGGCCATTTTCGCGATTTTCCCCGATATTTCCAGTATACACAATTCCCAAATGTTCGTAAGCCTTTTTCGTGGCCACACGCCCTTGTGGTGTCCGGTCAATGAGACCTACTCGGACAAGAAATGGTTCGTAGGTATCTTCTAAAGTGCGTTCTTCTTCCCCGAGAACCACAGCGATGGGTTTGATTCCCACAGGCCCACCACCATAACGATGGATGAGGATGTCCAAAATTTGGCGATCGACGGCGTCGAGGCCCAAATGATCCACACCCATCCTTTCAAACGCAAACTTACAAGTTTCTAAACTCACAGAGGTTTCATTGCGAACTTCGGCAAAGTCCCGAACACGTTTCAAAAGATGATTGGCAATCCTGGGAGTTTTGCGGCTTCGTTTTCCAATCTCCAAAGCCACCCCATCGCCCAGAGAAACACCCAGCAGTTTTGCCGAACGATCCACGATGATTTGCATTTCCCCATCGGTATAAAAATCCAGTTTGAGGTGGATTCCAAACCTTGTTTTCAATGGTTCACTCACAAGCCCAGAACGTGTCGTGGCACCAACGAGGGTAAAGGGTTGGAGTTGGATCTGGAGGGCATTGGCAGTGACTCCTTCGCCCACCACAAGGTCCACAAAGAAGTTCTCCATGGCAGGATAGAGTAACTCTTCCTGTTTTTTAATAAAACCGTGAATTTCGTCGATAAAGAGGACTTCGTTGGTTTTGAGTAAGGTTAAAAAACGAACAAGATCCGCACCCTTAGAGATAGCAGGAGCGGAAGTGGGAGTGAATGCCACGGCAAGTTCATTGGCAATGATATTGGCCAAGGTGGTTTTACCAAGGCCTGGAGGACCGGAAATCAGAACATGGTCAAGGGGACTCTTTCGTTTCCGAGCCGCTTCCACATAAACCGAGAGATTGGCTAGAACCTCTTTTTGACCTATAAATTCGGACAATTTAGTAGGGCGAAGGCTCGGTTCATCTTCGCCCGGTTGGATCCAATCTTCTCTTAAACTCACCTCAATTGGGTTTCTGCTCTGGAGTGATGGAAGTCAAGATTTCATTTTTATTTCGAATGATTTTTATCTCAATTCGTTTTCCAATTTTAGAAGACCTCACAAAACCAATGAGTTCTTCTGGGGTTTGGATTTCTTTTCCTCCCATTTCCACAATCACATCAAAAAGTTTTAATCCCGCTTTGTCTGCAGGAGATCCCTTGATGATTTGGCGGACAATCGCACCTTTTGTGTCTTTGAGTTTGAGTTGTTCCACATCCTCTTCATTGACGGCATCAAGGCCTACTCCAATCCACGGACGAGTGACTTTCCCATTGGTTTTGATTTCTTCTGCCACTCTCCGCGCTTCGTTGATTGGTATGGTAAATCCAATCCCCACAGAGCCACCTGATTGAGAAGCAATCATACGATTGATTCCAATCACTTCGCCTCGGATGTTGAGAAGTGGACCACCACTATTTCCTTGGTTGATGGCAGCATCGGTTTGGATATAAGAGAGTCCGGAAGAATCAATTCCACCGCGTTGTACCGCAGAAACAACTCCTACAGTAAAGGAATGTTCAAATCCGAGTGGGGCTCCAATGGCAATGGCCCAGTTTCCAACTTTGACTTTATTGGAATCGGCAAGAACAATCGGACGAAGTGTACCTTTTGGTGCATCTATCTTCAGTAAGGCGATGTCCATGGTTTCATCTGAACCAATGAGTTTGGCATCAAAGGTTTTTTGATTTTTAAACTTCACTGTGAGTTTGTCCATGTCTTTGATCACATGGTGGTTGGTCATAATATAACCTTCTTCGTTCAGAACAATCCCTGATCCTAGACCTGATTGTTTTTGTTTCATCACACGGCCAGATCCACCACCTGGCCGTCCAAAAAAATGATCAAAATACGGGTCTCCCGAAAACGGGTGTTGTTGGACATTGACTGTCCTTTCTGTGGCAATCGAAACCACACTGGGAGAAACTTTATCAAAAACTTCTTGGAAGGCATCTTCCAAAGCCACTGCTTGTGTTTGGGCTGGGGATAATTTTTCTCCACCGTCTGCTTTTAATTGCAGAGGATTTTCGGTAGAATTTCCGCAAGTAAGAATGGGAGACAAAAATGTTCCCAACAGTAAAAAACTAAAAGCAACTGCTAAGTAACGTAAAGGATTCGATTTTTTTAAAGTCATAGACAATTAACACTCTCTCCTATCATATAAGACCCCAAAAGTTCCAGGAAAGTTCTCATTTCTTGGGATCGTTTTTTTACAAAAAAACTTGAACATTTTGTACCAAGATACTCTAGTCTTTTTATGGCAAAACGAGTTTTTATCCCTCTCTGTCCTGGCTTTGAAGAAATGGAAGCCATCATCCTCATTGATGTTTTGAGAAGAGGAAATGTCGAAGTGGTATCCGGCGGAAAATCCAAAGATCCCATCCTTGCGGCAAGAAAAACTCTCCACTTGGCGGATAAAACTTTTTCAGAAATCATTCCCAGTGAATTCGATGCCATCCTTCTTCCTGGCGGCCTGGAAGGAACCAAACAACTCATGAAAGATCCAGAAATTAGTTCGATTCTAAAATCATTCCACCAACAATCAAAAATGATTGGCGCCATTTGTGCGGCTCCCAGTGTGCTCAGAAATTTAGACATCATCTCCGGTGATGATCCATATACTTCCTTTCCTTCTTCCGATGATTTAGCAAAAGGGAAAGGGGGAATGTATACAGGAAAAAGAATCGAATCACATAACAATATCCATACGAGCATCGGCCCGGGTTCTGCTTTTGAATTTGCTTTGTATTTATTAGAAAGTTTAGAAGGAAAAGATGTGATGGAAAAAGTGAAGTTGGGATTACATTTACCTTAGAATAAGATACTTGTTTGTTTTTAAAATTTCTATTTCGTTATAAAACTCTGATTAGTTGATAGATTCCCTTTCATTCACTAAAGAAATTACGGCTTTTTCTTCCGTATCAAACACTTCTAAATGACTTTCCATTCCTGTGAGTTTAAATACTTTAGCTACCGATCCGTGAACGCTACAAACCTTTAAATTTCCGTGGTATTTTTTTAGTTTGTACATAGCAGTGACGAGTGTCCCGATTCCAGAGCTATCCATAAACGGAACTTTTTCCAGATTCACAACGATCTCATATTGGTGTTTCCGCATTTTATCATCCAGAATGTCTTTCAATTCTTTTGCATTGTACAAATCAACCTCACCTTCAATGATGATGATAGCAACTTGATTGGATGACTTCTCGTGGATGATCATTTGTAATGAGTTTGCATTTCGAAGGAGAATGAAAAGTCAAAAATTACATTCGAAAGACACCAAATGGTTTTCTTTCTTCCTTTCTTTGGCTTAAGATGGACAATGCCCTTCCTAAAACTTTCCTTGTATCGGCTGGATCAATGATTCCATCATCCCAAAGGCGAGCAGAACTATACACTGCCGAAGATTTGTTTTCATAATCTTCTAAAATTGGTTTTTTAAATATGGCCTCTTCGTCTGCGGACACTGTTTCTTTTGCCGCTTCTTTTTGGTCTTTTTTCACAGTCCAAAGAACATTGGCAGCTTGTTCTCCTCCCATGACGGAAATTCGAGCATTGGGCCACATCCATAAAAATTCAGGGGCAAAGGCACGACCACACATTCCGTAATTTCCCGCACCATAAGAACCACCAGTAACAATCGTTAGTTTAGGCACTGTGGTAGTAGAGACGGCATTCACCATCTTGGCACCGTCCCTAGCAATTCCATTGTTTTCGTATTTTTTTCCTACCATAAATCCTGTGATGTTTTGGAGGAATAAAAGTGGAATTCTTCTTTGGTCACAAAGTTCAATAAAATGCGAAGCCTTCAGCGCTGACTCAGAAAATAAAACGCCATGATTGGCAATGATCCCAACAGGATATCCATACACTTCGGCAAACCCGGTCACAATGGTAGTGGCATATAGTTTTTTAAATTCATGAAATCTAGATCCATCCACAATCCTTGCGATAATCTCTCTTGGATCGTAAGACTTTTTTGAATCTCTTTCGATGATCCCGTAAATTTCTTCTATGGGATACAGAGGTTCTTCTGTTTCTTTGGGTTGTGATTCTTTCTTTGAGTTAATATTTTTAATGATAGAACGAGTAATCTCCAAGGCATGAAAATCATCTTCTGCATAATGGTCTGTCACACCGGAAATTCGGCAATGGACATCAGCCCCACCTAACTCTTCCCCTGTGACAACTTCGCCTGTAGCTGCTTTCACCAGAGGTGGGCCACCAAGAAAAATTGTACCGTTTCCTTTAACAATGACAGATTCATCAGACATAGCGGGAATATAAGCACCACCAGCAGTACAAGACCCCATAACAACCGCTATTTGAGAAATTCCTTTAGCACTCATCCTTGCTTGGTTGAAAAAAATACGACCGAAATGGTCTTTGTCTGGAAACACTTCATCTTGCATGGGTAAAAATGCCCCACCAGAATCAACCAAATAGATACAAGGAAGAGAATTGTTTTCTGCAATCTCCTGTGCACGAATATGTTTTTTGACTGTGAGAGGATAATAAGTTCCGCCCTTGACTGTCGCATCATTGGCAACAATCATACAGTCCACACCTTCCACTTTACCAATGCCAGTGATGATTCCTGCAGAAGGAACGGGATCCGAATAAACCCCTTCTCCTGCTAAACCACAGATCTCCATAAACTCAGTTCCCGCATCAATGAGTTCTGCAATTCGTTCTCTGGCTGTGAGTTTCCCTCTTGATTTATGTTTCTCAAGGGCCTTTTTCCCGCCACCTAACTTCACGTTATCGATGATTTTACGAATTGGTACAATGGTTTCTAAATATGCGGTACGGTTTGCTATAAATTCAGAGGATTGCGGGTTTGTTTTGGAGATGATTCTTTCCATATTAATCCTTGTTCTGTTTGTTAAAATGAAAGGTTTTTGTTTTTTTATGTGAGAAGGAATCTACAAAGTAATGGAGTTTTTCAAATATCACTTCAGGACATTCTTCCATTGGAAGGTGTTTGGCCGGTAAAAAAACAAGGCTACTTGTCCGAAGAGTTTCTTTCATATACTCGGTTTGGTTGGGCGAAATACGAAAATCTTCTTCCCCAATATAAATTTGACGAAGACCCACAAAGTTTTTGGCACCTTCTTCGATCTCGCGAAGGGCATGGGTCGAACGATCCACGTTTCGAACAAATTCTAATGTGTTTTTGCGTGCCTTTCCTTCAAATAACAAATGATACATGGTCTTTTCCCATTCATACGAAAGCTGATGAGTTTTATTTACGAGAAATAATTTATATATCAGCCGAAGGAGCGGTGGGCGAAACAAAAAGGAAAATACTTCGCCAAGTAGTGGCAAACGTAAGAAATGAAGGGGAAAATAAAAACGAAACTTTGGCAAATTCATAAATCCACCTAAAATGGATAAGGACTTATATTGATTTGCATGTTCTTTAAAAGTAAAACATAGAATCGGCAGTGAATAATCAAAG
Protein-coding regions in this window:
- a CDS encoding energy transducer TonB, which translates into the protein MAQLSFDFRLPEKEEGERRLFFAFTFVILIASFVLAHLITRNMLWKMLAEEQAAEMLGPKEQEKIYEVLVEQQFINPDKKDEYKALSNKDSSGGGGLTEKQGFHTLTQFREFIMGSSASTPSKAQPKSEQSKEEELFEVGIFKADPKTNSNAEESPNQSASSGQMTKIPFNYRFQQDFLFRWDGAKALTIPTKQLAGYYYFKNMLKRIEESFAPPGGGNYAYRDMAGVVAREGIKEGETKVLFMLSEQGQVLDVRLVTSQGQVVVDQACMDSIRGQNFGPVPEEVKAKGLIFGINFIFPGMRYYR
- the ruvB gene encoding Holliday junction branch migration DNA helicase RuvB; protein product: MSLREDWIQPGEDEPSLRPTKLSEFIGQKEVLANLSVYVEAARKRKSPLDHVLISGPPGLGKTTLANIIANELAVAFTPTSAPAISKGADLVRFLTLLKTNEVLFIDEIHGFIKKQEELLYPAMENFFVDLVVGEGVTANALQIQLQPFTLVGATTRSGLVSEPLKTRFGIHLKLDFYTDGEMQIIVDRSAKLLGVSLGDGVALEIGKRSRKTPRIANHLLKRVRDFAEVRNETSVSLETCKFAFERMGVDHLGLDAVDRQILDILIHRYGGGPVGIKPIAVVLGEEERTLEDTYEPFLVRVGLIDRTPQGRVATKKAYEHLGIVYTGNIGENRENGPTLF
- a CDS encoding trypsin-like peptidase domain-containing protein, with the protein product MTLKKSNPLRYLAVAFSFLLLGTFLSPILTCGNSTENPLQLKADGGEKLSPAQTQAVALEDAFQEVFDKVSPSVVSIATERTVNVQQHPFSGDPYFDHFFGRPGGGSGRVMKQKQSGLGSGIVLNEEGYIMTNHHVIKDMDKLTVKFKNQKTFDAKLIGSDETMDIALLKIDAPKGTLRPIVLADSNKVKVGNWAIAIGAPLGFEHSFTVGVVSAVQRGGIDSSGLSYIQTDAAINQGNSGGPLLNIRGEVIGINRMIASQSGGSVGIGFTIPINEARRVAEEIKTNGKVTRPWIGVGLDAVNEEDVEQLKLKDTKGAIVRQIIKGSPADKAGLKLFDVIVEMGGKEIQTPEELIGFVRSSKIGKRIEIKIIRNKNEILTSITPEQKPN
- a CDS encoding DJ-1 family glyoxalase III, with amino-acid sequence MAKRVFIPLCPGFEEMEAIILIDVLRRGNVEVVSGGKSKDPILAARKTLHLADKTFSEIIPSEFDAILLPGGLEGTKQLMKDPEISSILKSFHQQSKMIGAICAAPSVLRNLDIISGDDPYTSFPSSDDLAKGKGGMYTGKRIESHNNIHTSIGPGSAFEFALYLLESLEGKDVMEKVKLGLHLP
- a CDS encoding STAS domain-containing protein, with amino-acid sequence MIIHEKSSNQVAIIIIEGEVDLYNAKELKDILDDKMRKHQYEIVVNLEKVPFMDSSGIGTLVTAMYKLKKYHGNLKVCSVHGSVAKVFKLTGMESHLEVFDTEEKAVISLVNERESIN
- a CDS encoding carboxyl transferase domain-containing protein; its protein translation is MERIISKTNPQSSEFIANRTAYLETIVPIRKIIDNVKLGGGKKALEKHKSRGKLTARERIAELIDAGTEFMEICGLAGEGVYSDPVPSAGIITGIGKVEGVDCMIVANDATVKGGTYYPLTVKKHIRAQEIAENNSLPCIYLVDSGGAFLPMQDEVFPDKDHFGRIFFNQARMSAKGISQIAVVMGSCTAGGAYIPAMSDESVIVKGNGTIFLGGPPLVKAATGEVVTGEELGGADVHCRISGVTDHYAEDDFHALEITRSIIKNINSKKESQPKETEEPLYPIEEIYGIIERDSKKSYDPREIIARIVDGSRFHEFKKLYATTIVTGFAEVYGYPVGIIANHGVLFSESALKASHFIELCDQRRIPLLFLQNITGFMVGKKYENNGIARDGAKMVNAVSTTTVPKLTIVTGGSYGAGNYGMCGRAFAPEFLWMWPNARISVMGGEQAANVLWTVKKDQKEAAKETVSADEEAIFKKPILEDYENKSSAVYSSARLWDDGIIDPADTRKVLGRALSILSQRKEERKPFGVFRM
- a CDS encoding alpha/beta fold hydrolase, with protein sequence MTPSLLEHINSGKTVEIDDLRFFYLDEGKGEETILLLPGFLTTSYNYRKLVNLLSAHYRVIALDFLGTGFSTRPDGPLSHRLQAHYLAPFLEKVVGDKKVHVVAFDYSLPILCFTFKEHANQYKSLSILGGFMNLPKFRFYFPLHFLRLPLLGEVFSFLFRPPLLRLIYKLFLVNKTHQLSYEWEKTMYHLLFEGKARKNTLEFVRNVDRSTHALREIEEGAKNFVGLRQIYIGEEDFRISPNQTEYMKETLRTSSLVFLPAKHLPMEECPEVIFEKLHYFVDSFSHKKTKTFHFNKQNKD